Within Ovis aries strain OAR_USU_Benz2616 breed Rambouillet chromosome 11, ARS-UI_Ramb_v3.0, whole genome shotgun sequence, the genomic segment AAAATGGTGCTATTAACTTTTATGCTGTATTAGGTAACACTTCACACAGAAGTTAGGAGGAGTGGAAGATAATGAAATAATGTGTACAAATGCATGACATGTAGTTACTACGTGGTAGTTTCTCCAGGATCACCCATTACCGTTGAAACTCAAGATGCTTCCCCATCACCCCTCTTGCCCTCTCCAGAGCCAGAAGGAGGAGCAGTGGTAGTGTCAAAGGAAGCCTTGGGGCAAGAGTTTTGCCCCCCGCCATTAACGACTATCTAATACACAAAACAGTTTTCTTAACATGTAAGTATGATGCAGGTGTATTTTCAACCCTAATATCAACAGTCGCCACCCCTAACCCAACTAACCCTCCACTATAGAAATTCTAGAGCCTCATGTAACAACAGGCAGAGAAGATGGCAAAGGACCAGTCCTGGCACTATTTAACATGAACAAATTTCAAAAGTGTTTTCATTCCTTGCAAGGGACATCAACTTCATATTACTACAATCATTGTAACAGAAATAAGTATATTTGGGCTTATTTCAGAGAAGTTTCATGTCTCCCCCATAACAAGTCATATGTAACTGCCACTCAACTTTTCATGTAACATTGTGATTATAGGTTCTCAGGCACAGAGCCAGGCACTGTTAGGAAAAGCTTTCCGGAAGAAGTGAAAAATCTGAGACCTGATGGACAAGCAGGGAGATTGGCCAGGTACCAGCAAGAGGGAACTGCAGATGCCAGGACCCATAAAAGGAAAGAGCTTGGTGATTCCGGGGAGCATAAAGTAGCTTAGAAATATATCATTAAACTGAGTGTGGGACTGGACTGATAAAGGTTATCTTAGCTTGAGCACAAGCAAACTTTCAAAAGACttagaaaatgtgaattttttccTTGGGGCAATTGAAAAACATTTAGCAAGGGAATGAAATATGAATCCAGATTCCCTTCCCCATAAGTTTTTAATTAGTGAAATTAATCTCTTTCCAATTAGAACCCAGATTTATATCCTTACTTTCACCTCTCAAAGAACTCATGAAGAATAAAGTTGCTTGAGGTAGGGAAGCAACCACTTCAACAATCTTCCCCACCTCAACTCTGCCTCTAGGTAAGACCTCACCTAGACTAGCTGAGATTTCcgttttctgtgtgtgttcctCCAGAGGATTATTCTAATTTTTGTCGTAGGTGTgtgctccttctcctccctcaccATCCTAGCTATCTCAAGGTTTACCTCCCCAGAGGGGTTTTGGAAGGCAAGATGACAGGATGACGAAAGGAGAGGGGCAAGGCGAGCTTAGAACTGGGAGGAAGTGTGACATAAGTCTATGTCTCAAACTCTCAAGCCTTTAGGAACGACCGACCCCTCAAAATCAAGAGGCTGATCTGTCGGCCACCAAATCAACAGCGGATGAATTCAAGCAGGAAAGTCTTGGACTGGCGGGCCGGCTTAGCCACCTGTGTGTGCAAATTCAGGGTCCCACTTCAGCGCTGACCGGGGATGCTTGGCTTCCCGGAGCAAGGGTTGTCTCTACCCTTCTCTCCAAGACATCTCCAAATGTCTTTGGAGGGTTAGCGGTACTGGAGGAGAAAAGTCTGGTCCGGAAGGAACCCTAGCTCTGGATATTACATGTCCGTCTTCACAGCAGCAAAGTAAGGACCCTGGACACACCGCCGATCCTCAGGTTAGTCTGTCCCATGACCCGGAAGAGCAGCAAGAGCCGCCTCTACGCCCTACGTCCACGTGCCGGCAATAGCAGCCACGTGGGGCTCTGCGGAAACGCCTTCGCAAAGATTTGTCCCCTACGCTGCCCAGTAGAGAGGAAGGGCTGGGAACAGCGCAGGAGGAAACGGTACCGGCTGGAGGCCCGGCTCGCGCGAACCTAGGGCTGCGAGGGGCGGGGTCGAGGGCGGGGTTTTCACTGGTCCCCgccagggggcggggcctcggTTCCGAAGGGTGGGCTCTGGAGGGCAGTGAGTAGCAGTTTACTCGTCGCCTGGACTCCTCGGCTTCCGCCCTGCATCAAACCCTGGCCGCACCAGCCCGGGAGTCGCCATGGAGTCCACGCTGGGCGCGGGCATCGCGATGGCCGAGGCGCTGCAGAACCAGCTGCCCTGGTTGGAGAACGTGTGGCTCTGGGTCACCTTTCTGGGCGACCCCAAGAGCCTCTTTTTGTTCTACTTCCCCGCGGCCTACTATGCGTCTCGCCGGGTGGGCATTGCGGTGCTCTGGATCAGCCTCATCACCGAATGGCTCAACCTCGTCTTCAAGTGGTGAGACAGCGAAGCCCTCCGGCGccctggccccccacccccaagggcCCTGAGCCTTGTGCAGACCCTGATTTTTCTCAGAAACTGCCTCAAAGGCCTGgctcccccctccacccctacccccacccccaggaaaaCTTAAgacctccccacccctaccccatgGCCACTGACTTTTCCTCTTTGAGCATCTTTGTCCATCTTGAACTCAGACCTCAGAGTCCCCATCCTAATCATTAGTGTTTAACGGGCCTGATCAGATGAATCACTTAAGGGGGCgtgtttaaaatgcaaatatcccATCCCACCCCCGACACACTGATTCTGAAACTCCAGGGGAGAGcctgggaatctgtattttttaaaaacatcaatgaTGACTTAAGTAGCAGAAGGTCCTGCTTCTCAACTCACTCTttgattcatttcttcattcatttatttgatagAGTTTTTAAGAAGCTTGCTTtgtgccaggcttcaacagtggcTTTTCAGGACAGAAAAGGCTTCCAAGTTAAGGTGTGGTCACCGGGCCATGGCCATCAACATAAGGagcatttgaaaattttccagaaatgcagaatctcaggctccAGGTGGGAGCTCCTGaatcattatttacattttagcaAGGACCCCAAGTGGTTCATGTGCACAGTAAATTTCAAAAAGCACTGGGGCTAAAGCTTTGCCTTTTAGGGAACactttctcttcttgcttttcactttcattcactagTAGGCTCTGACACAGACTCAAGCAAGTGGGTAGGGCCCTTGGGGCTTATCTCTTTGCGCCACCTGTTCTCTTGGGTGCAGAAGGGAGCTATACTTCCCGCTGGGCGTGCAACTGCACCTCTCCTCACCTCACCATCTATTGCCATATTGCCagcctgggggagggaagggggtttcATAGAAGGCACTTGAATGGGCTAGAATGACTTGCTGAAAAACCAAATACCTTCCCTTCCACTTCTCTCTACCAGGGCTTCATCCCTACTATAAACGGTAAAGCAGTTGTCTAATCATTTCCTTCCTACTGAGTTGCCCTTTGCTTTGTGCTGTTCTCCCTCGGAGTCTGTATCAGCCTTCTCGTCTCGTCCTGTTCCCCTAAGACCATTGATTCCCACATGGCAAAGCCCCTATTTCTTTCCTAAGTATGTGTTGAGTATCTGGTGTGTGAACCAGGCTCAGTTTTTGGCGGGGAGAGGCAGGTCCCTGTCCCAGCCCTTGGCTTCCTGGTCAGCATCTCTGCTCTTCTCCcaaccttttctctttctggccaCAGCAGCCTCTTAGTCTGCTGTGTGTTTTCCAGGGTCCAGCGAAGCACCTAGCTAAGCCAGGGGATTTTAAACTGTTTTGTCTTCTTTATTCTCCCTCAGCTTCCCTGTGCATTCCCCGCctccgttttgttttgttttgtttttaatagaaggactttatttacttattattttggccacactgggtcttcactgtggcgtgGGGGCTgttaattgtggtgcatgggctttctctagctaaggcacatgggcttctccTTGGGggatgctcaggcttctcttgctgcagcgtgtgggttcagtcactgcagcacatgggcttagttgccctgcagcatgtgggatcttaattccccaaccagggatcagacccatatcccctgtgttggaaggcggaccaccagggaagtccctcccccttttcttacatttgttttatttattagttgGCTGTGTCAGGTCCTGGTTGTAGCACATagtatctttagttgcagcacgcacaTTGTTAGTTGCAGCAAGGGGattctagttccctaaccagggatcatacctggaccccctgcattgggtgtgtagagtcttagcccctggaccaccagggaagccccgccccCACTACCATTTTCAAACATGAGAGACTTTCCTAAGTAACTGAGGCTGGAATTtgggaaatagagaaaagagaagcagcagAGTGAGGgtctgggaaggagagggagagtcAGGTCCCGGGCTCTCTGTAAATGACAAGAGCAGAGCTGGCCTTGCAGTGGGACGCATAAGGAGGGGACTTTTGAGCATCTCAGAGCATGCCCACACACACCACAATATCTTGCCTCattatcacttttttaaaaaatgcacacttTCTCCTGTTCCAAGGTAAAAAACCGTGGCAAGGCAGTGACCCAGAATCAGATATCCTCTCTGACTCCACCCTATAAGCCCTTCAGAGTATTCCAGGTGTCCAtctgcctcacccccatccccctggcctttgtatgtgtatgtatgtacgtatgtatAATGGCATCTGCTCTCTTCTAGGTTTCTCTTTGGAGACAGGCCCTTTTGGTGGGTCCATGAGTCTGGGTACTATAGCCAGGCTCCAGCCCAGGTTCACCAGTTCCCCTCTTCTTGTGAAACTGGCCCAGGTGAGAAGCCCCAAACTTCCCTCGCCCAATGTGGTTAGCGTTTGGTGAGTGTTCAGTAGTACTTTTCAGCTGGGACCACCTAATCATCAGAGGCCTAGTCTCCCAGTTACTGGACCAGAGAAAGAAACCCAGGGAAGAAACGTAGGAGAAAAACGCCCATGCCAGTGTGCCAGTTACTCACCTTGTATTGACTAGAGCCAAGTTGTCAAGGCAGAAGTCTGACAGCAGTGACTGCaggctgggtggggggtggggaggcttcAGGGAAGAGTGAGCTATGGCCAGTGCTGGAGGAAGGCTCTCTCGTGGCCACAGGGAGGCAGCTGTGTTGAGCTATCACCAGGTGCACCTGGGCTCCCACCAAACTCAGCTCCCACCACGAACTGAGTTTCTGAATCCCCCGGCAGGCAGCCCTTCTGGACACTGTATGATCACAGGAGCAGCCCTCTGGCCCATAATGACGGCCATCTCTTCCCAGATGGCCACTCGGGCCCACAGGTACACCTTGGCATCGCCcaccagtgggggtggggtgatggTACCCTGGACCCAAAAGCCCTGCAGCAGGGTGGCCTGAGAGCCGGAGTTCTGGGGACCCCAGGTTATTTGGTCCAAGTGCCTGGGtgctcagggaagcccagcagtgcATGGACATCTCGTGAAccatctgcttctcttctttttagcCGCTGGGTGAGGGTGATTCCTAGCTTGGCTTATTGCACCTTCCTGCTGGCAGTCGGCTTATCTCGGGTCTTCCTCTTAGCACATTTCCCTCACCAGGTGTTGGCTGGCTTAATAACTGGTGAGCAACTGGGGCAACGGGGTGGACCCAGAGGGTGCCATTGACAGTGGGAGGACCAGTGTACGATCTTCCCATTGTACGGCCAACCCCAAGTCCCCCTTCTGACAAACGACCCTGCTGTTTGGGGTGAGGGTCATATCCCCAAACTCCTTGAAGCTGCTGTCACCCTGCTTCCCTAGGTGCTGTCCTGGGCTGGCTGATGACCCCCCAGGTGCCCATGGAGCGGGAGCTAAGTTTCTATGGATTGACCTCGCTGGCCCTCTTGCTGGGTGCCAGCCTCATCTATTGGACCCTCTTTACACTGGGCCTGGATCTTTCGTGGTAAGTTCTGCTTTGAAGCTTGGGGAAGTAGGAGCCTGTCCTGCCTCCCCTGTATCTGGCCTGGTGGCTCTCtggtttgctgttgttcaatAGGGACACATTACTAGTTCACATACAGTCTCCTGAACATGGCGGTAGACCCCAAAGGGATAGAAAGCCATCAGCCCTCTGGGTCCCAGGGGACTACCTCTCCTGGCAAAGACTCTTGCTCTCCACAGGTCCATCAACCTAGCCTCTAAGTGGTGTGAGCGGCCCGAGTGGGTGCACTTGGACAGCCGACCTTTTGCCTCCCTGAGTCGTGACTCAGGGGCCGCCCTGGGTCTGGGCATCGCTCTGCACTCTCCCTGTTATGCCCAGGTACGGCGGGCACACCTGGGATATGGCCAGAAACTAGCCTGCCTTGTGCTGGCCATGGGGCTGCTGGGCCCTCTGAACTGGCTGGGCTACCCACCTCAGATCAGCCTTTTCTACATCTTCAATTTCCTCAAGTACACCCTCTGGCCATGCCTGGTCCTGGCCCTCGTACCCTGGCTGGTACACACATTCAGTGCCCAGGAAGCACCACCCATCCGCTCTTCCTGACTCTAGGTGCCTCCTGCACCCACCTCCCCTCacaaagcctgtgctctgtgacCTCCACCCTTGGGAGGCAGCTCCGTCCACTTCCAGCCCCCAGCGAGCCCTGCTCATGTTGAACTTTCTAGTTCTCCCACCACCTGGTCACAGCCCCAAAGAGGGGCCTTTTCTCTCCCAGGAAGGTCCTTCTGCCTTCCCTCGCAAGTCCCCGAAGAGCAAAGGCAACAGTGAGAACAGTGGGTTACTGTAACACTGTGAGGGGCTCGGAGCAGCCCCAATAAAGCCCTTCCACACCTCTGGACTCCTCTCTTGCCTCCGTGCACACCTCCACCAGACTTGGCTACGCACATGCAGGGCAACCCTTGCCAGACCGCTTGTTCTGCACCCACTCCAACCCTGTGCCCACAGAGGCTGAGAGTCAGAAGGAAAAGCAAGCCCTTTAGCCCTGGGCCCCCTTCCTACCACCACCACCTCCGCCACACAGAGGTCCCAGGAGATCCTGTGGCTACGTTCAGGGAACCCTGTTCTTTAACCTACAGGACAGAGAtcccactccctcccaccccagcctctgTTTCCTAAATTGTTTAGTCCAGGGACTGGAGAAAAGAAGAGTAGGAAGCCCAGAGAACAGAGACATTGGCCCCAGAAGGCATTGCCAGAAACAAGTTTATTTCCACAAGGACACACAGTGTAACAGGTTACAGGATACTTAACTGAAATCTATGTCCAGGGAAACAAAGCAGGGAGTGGGTTTACATGAGAACCAGACAGGCcatgggaagagggaggggaaggggcccaGAGCTGGGGCTCAGCCCCACACCCCAGGAAGATCTCgaacacacaacacacaagaCACGGTGCATGATAAACCTGTGGTGGTGGgactcctgcccctcccctggcTCCCTCAACCCTGCTCAGGCCCCCATTAGgataataaatatgtaaacagattggtggggccctggggaggggaagaaggaaagaatatgcggggttggggagaaggagggaggaagactTAGCCCCCCAGGAGCTTCTTCCCATCTTTGGTTTCCCACAGGCTGGACAGCATTCCCTAAAAGTCTTGTGGGCTCCTAGCCCTGGAAACAAGGCTAGGCTGGGCTCCTGGGAGAGAAAAGTACAGCTCCCAGCCTCATCCAGCTCTTAGTTTCCCTGGGCGTGGCCCACTAAGGAAGCCCAGAGGAAGGGAAGCTAAAGCTGAGGGCAGGctcctgggttctgtccctgctTCTTCTGGAACCCCCACCCACTCTCACCCTCCCCAGGCTTCAAAGCCAAAGGTCCTAGGAGGGAGTTGGGCCCTGACCCTTCTGCTTGCAGTATGCTGGGTGGCTGGGGAAATCTGGTCCTGAACAGCAGGGGGGCTCTCACCAGCCTGGAGTCCCCCTGCAGGGACCACCTTCTCCCCTTCCTCAGACCGTGCTAgcggaggggcagggaggccgaCAGATTATGGGGGGGAGCAGGCCTGGTTCTGCAGCTCCTCTTGGTCCCGTAGAACCTGAGAGTCcagccccctccttccccacacACTTTCCCTCTCTCCAGCCCCTCAGAAGGGGAAACAGGCCCTGAGGAGAGCAAGGCAAGGCTGCCCTGCCCACAGACCTCAGGCCCACATCCtagagcacagagctgaggccaggagaAAGACGGAGGAGAGGGGGGCTCTGTGGAGATGGTGAGGACACCAGGAAAAATGGTGAGAATCGCAGGGCAGgagcccacctcccctcccctccacatcTTAAGACTGTAGAGAGACCCTCGGGATCCTCccctggggctggagaggggaggaaggtgaAATTAAGGCATTTCTCCCTAAGTCAGCTGAAGCCAAGGCACCAAACTTGCTGTTCCCTCCTCACTTAGGGAGCCCCCAGAGCCAGAAGGTGCTTTCTGGGCCCCATGCCCACCTTGAGTTGGCCCAGGCTCCAGGGGGAACAAGGACAGGACGCAGGAAGTGGGTGTGGGAAAGCACGTGGGAGAACGCCTAGACGGGGTACCCCTCACCCCTCAGAAAGAATAAACTTCTAAGCTGAGACCTGGGCCACGGAGGCAGAAGAGGGGCCTGAGGCAGCTTAGGGGAGCAGCAGGGGCGAGGCTGAGAGACCCACACAGCACACGTTGTTGAATGtgtgactttttgtttttaatagaaaaaataaacaaaatcacaaTGATGAAGCCCAGAGAGATGGGGGCCAGGGCGTCACAGGGCAGGCTCCTGTTCCATAGGCTCCTCTGCCGGCCTGTGGGGACAAGCACAGAGAGAGGTGTTGAGGCAATGGTCGGGCGTGGGGTGGCTTGGGCAAGGGCTGCGAGATGGGGGCACGCCTACCTGGGGCTGTGCTCCCGGGCCGCAGCCGCCTGGGCCTG encodes:
- the G6PC3 gene encoding glucose-6-phosphatase 3 isoform X2, yielding MESTLGAGIAMAEALQNQLPWLENVWLWVTFLGDPKSLFLFYFPAAYYASRRVGIAVLWISLITEWLNLVFKWFLFGDRPFWWVHESGYYSQAPAQVHQFPSSCETGPGSPSGHCMITGAALWPIMTAISSQMATRAHRCCPGLADDPPGAHGAGAKFLWIDLAGPLAGCQPHLLDPLYTGPGSFVVHQPSL
- the G6PC3 gene encoding glucose-6-phosphatase 3 isoform X1 — translated: MESTLGAGIAMAEALQNQLPWLENVWLWVTFLGDPKSLFLFYFPAAYYASRRVGIAVLWISLITEWLNLVFKWFLFGDRPFWWVHESGYYSQAPAQVHQFPSSCETGPGSPSGHCMITGAALWPIMTAISSQMATRAHSRWVRVIPSLAYCTFLLAVGLSRVFLLAHFPHQVLAGLITGAVLGWLMTPQVPMERELSFYGLTSLALLLGASLIYWTLFTLGLDLSWSINLASKWCERPEWVHLDSRPFASLSRDSGAALGLGIALHSPCYAQVRRAHLGYGQKLACLVLAMGLLGPLNWLGYPPQISLFYIFNFLKYTLWPCLVLALVPWLVHTFSAQEAPPIRSS